In the genome of Sulfurimonas autotrophica DSM 16294, the window CAAGTTAGAGCACAGTTGGCCTCTTCATTAGTAGCTGTAGTTTCCCAAACACTTATTCCAAGAGTGGGAAGCGGTAAAGTTGCTACTCAAGAAATTCTCATTACAAATCCGGCTGTGCAAAATCAGATTAGAGAAGACAAAGTCCATCAAATTTATTCACAAATGCAGCTGAATCAACAAGAAACGAATATGACAACGCAAACACAACAGCTTATAGAACTGCTTCAGAAAAAAGTTATTTCAAAAGAAAATGCTATAAAAAACTCCAATAGACCTGAGGAATTACTTAAAATGATAGGGGCTCTTTAGGCACCCTTTCTAAATTTTATCATTTTAAATCTTTCTCCTAAAAAATTTGGCATTATCAGCATTTTTGCTTTTTCAAGTTCCTGTTTATATATTTTTTCATCAGCATTGGCTTTTAACATCTCTAAAAGCTCTAAAATCCCCATATCTACAAGTGCAACCATTTGTGCTTTAAACTCTACAAATTCCACACCTGCCTCTTCATAAGCATCCTTTACATGTAAAAAGGTGACATCATAGGTTATATCACTTTTACCAAAAAGTTCTGCTCTGTTTAAACCCTCTTCAAAAAATGGATGGACTTCATGCTTTGTATAAATTCTGAGAGAAAAATCAGGACGAGCCTGCATCTCACCGTAATCAAAACTTATAAATTCAAATTTTTTAGCAGCATTAGCCATCTCTTTTGCAAATTCTTCATATCCTACGGCTATTTCGCCTCTGTCTTTATGATATTTTTTTGCCTTTATTTGCACCCAGTCATCTTTTACATCAAACAGTACTTCATGATTTTCAACTCTTGCACTCTCACCTTTAAAGTAAAGTTCACAAGGAAATGCATCAAATATTTCATTTGCTATAAAAAAAGCATTTTCACATTGCAGCTCATTTAAAGATTTGTAATGTGTCAATGCAACAGCATCACCAAAACTCTCGCCAAAATACTCTCTTTGATATTTTTGCAAATCATCAAATCTCTCTATAATTACAAACTGAAATGTAGACAAAAGTTCCGGTCTCAGTGTATAAATAAACTCGCACACATCCGCCAAAAAATACCCATGATGCGCACCTATTTCACAAATCACTGCATCTTTTTGCAAAAACCCTTCATCCACAAGCGAAATAATATGCTTGGCAATCGTACCGCCAAAAAATTTGCTTGTACTTACTGCCGTGTAAAAATCACCGCTTTTTCCTATATTTTTATATGTTGCATAGTAACCATCTTCGCCATAAAGCCACTCTGTCATATATTCACTAAATTTCATTTATTCTCCGTTAACATACATCTCATAGAGATTTAAAAGTTCTAACTGTTTGTCTATTTCATATATTTTTGTATCTATATTTTGTATCTGCAGAGAGTTTTCAAGTGTTTTGACATCATACTCTGTCTTATATCCTGCCTTAAAAAGTTCTTTTGTATCGTTTAAAAGCTTGGCATACAACGCAATATTTTCATTACTCAAAGATATTTTTTTATTAAAATTTTCAATATTGTGCATGACCTGTTCATACAAAGAATTTAATTCTCTTTGCTTGTCTTTTTGCACAACTTTCGCTTTTAAATAATCTACTTTTGCAGATTCAATATCCCTGAATGTATTAATATCAAGCGGAATTGAAGCAGAAACTCCATAATCATAATAATCCAATTCATTTGAATTACTTACAACCGTCGAACCAACTTGAAAAGCTTGATTTGTCGTCAGTTTCCAATTATATCCTGCTGTGAGGTTTACTCTTGGAAGGTATTTTGCAATAGTTACATCTTTATTGTATCTGTTTTTCTCTATTTGAGCTTTATTCATTTGTAACACTATATTATGCTTTAAAAACTCTTCATTATTTAAATAGTCCAAATGAGGAATATTTACTTTTTTATAATCCAAATCACTTAAAGCATGAAACGAACTGATTAATTTCTCTTTAGCCGTTTGAATATCATATAAAGCAGATACAGCTACATTTTTTTGTATAATTGCATCATCTAAAAAACCGGAGTCAAGCTGCCCGCTGAAATACTCCTCTTTTTTTTGTTCTAAATTTATTTGGGCGTTTTTAATTTGTAATTCTTGCTTCTCTTCTTTAAGCTGTGTCTGTTTTATCTGCATTAAAGTAGCAATTGTATCTTTAATCATTTTACGTTTTGCTACATCTATGGAATAATTTGTATAGTATTTACTTGCATTGGCAAATTTGATGCCGTAGTAAATACCTCCACTTTGAAAAATAGGCTGATTTATACGTATTGCTGCACTTTGATTTGACTGCTTCGTATTATACGGATTACTTTTGGAATAACTGTAATTAATTTGAATAGGTGCTATCCATGAATCACGCAGTTTAGAACTCTGGGCATCATTTTTTTCATAGTCATATTGAAACTGCAGCTGCTTATAAGAAGATATAAACTTCCCTAAAGTGCTGTTATGCTCATCTGCAAAAAGAGTGCTGCTAAAGCTGAGACATAGCAGAGTTAAGAGCGCTAAAGCCTTCATCAATTTCCTCTTTTGTTATTGTAAGCGGCGGTAAAAATCTGAGCGTATTTCTTCCGGCTTTAAGGACCATTACACCATTCTGTCTTGCAAGATTTATAATATTTGTTAGAGTATCGCCGTCTTTAACACGAAGTCCACACATCATTCCTATGCCGACTTTTTGTGTGAATGTGTCTTGATATGCCTCATAAAATTTTTCCAATGCCTGGTTAAACATTAAAGAAGTTATTTCTAAATCACCGCTTTGTTTTTTTTCATTAAGAATATCTACAACTTCACAAACTGCATGGCTGCTTAAATAGTTACCGCCGAAAGTTGAACCATGATCTCCTGCTTGTAAAACATGTTTGAGTGTTGTCATTACAATTCCGACAGGAACACCACCGCCGACACCTTTTGCCAGTGTAATAATTTCAGGTTCTATCTCATAAGCTTGACTCGCCGTAAATTCACCGATTCTATAAGCTCCGGTTTGTACTTCATCAACAATAAGAGGAATTTCACGTTCTTTTAACAATTTTGCCACTTGTTGTACTTTTTCTTTATTTTGAGGTTCTACTCCGCCCTCACCCTGAATTAATTCGATCATCACACCTGCTGTATGATCATCTAACAGTGATTCTATTTCATCTATATCTTCAGCATATACAAAGCCATCAGGAAACGGTCCGAAATAATTATGCATAGACTCCTGACCGGTTGCTTTAACCGTTGTAATAGTACGTCCGTGAAATGAATGATTCAATGTAATAATTTTGTATCTTTTTATCTCCCCGTCACGTTCACCATGTTTTCTTGCAATTTTTATAGCCCCTTCATTTGCTTCAGCACCGCTGTTTCCAAAAAAACACTGCATATCATAGCCGCTTGCCTCTACAACTTTTTGTGCAGCAAGTGCCTGCGGAGCAATATAATAAAGGTTTGATGTATGTGTGAGACTTGCAACCTGCTCACATAATGCTTTGGCCACTCTTTCATTGGCATGACCGACAGAGACCACACCGATTCCTGACGTAAAATCTATATATTTTTTTCCCTCACTATCAAAGAGTGTGGCATTTTTACCACTTACAAATTCAACGTCAGCCCTTGCATATGTAGGTAAAACATATTGGTTATCTATTTCTTTAATGTTCATTTTTTATATTCTCTCTTTACTTTTTAGTAATTTTAACTTTATTTTCTTGAAAAACAGCACTTTTACCTTCATAAGAATGTTTTGATGATGTCAAATTATTCACACCGGGCGTTCCGCTGTATATTAAAAGTGTATCATCACGCAGTCGATTATCATTTTTTACTTCTAAAACGACACTACCGTTTTCTGAAGTGAGTTCCAGCTGTTGTGTGTCATTATACCCATGAGAGGGGTTTATATAGACATATGTGTCTCGCTTAAACTGTGAATTCAAACTTGTATGACTTTTAGGTGTTATAAGATTAAATTCATCTTCACCTTCACTCTGCTGTGTTTCAAACTCCTCAAGAAAAACAAATTCTGAATCACTTGTGTCAAAACCGTCTTTGTACGGAATTGCTTCTCTGTTTTCAACTTCAAAGCATCCGTTTATTTTTTTAATACCAAAATTTTTAAAATACTGTAAATATTCTTGTTCTGATTTAAGTTCTATGTTAAATTCTTTACATAAATAAGCGGCCAAATCATACTCGCTGATGCCGATATCACTCTCGATTTGTTTATTCATAACCATTAATCCGTTATGAGAATATGAAGTTCTTATATCTTCCTTTTCCAAGAAAGTTTTTGCAGGAATAACCAAGTCTGCCATTGCACTTGTTTCATTCTCATATAAACCGAAATAAACTACATTCGGCGTTTTTTCCAGTGCGTTTTTGACTCTCAAGCTGTCAGGCATTTGTGCAAGAGGATTAGAACCCTGAATAAAAACAGTATCAAACTCATCAAAATTGGTATTTACTTTAGAAACTCGTTTGGCTTTTATCTCAAAAGGTGATTCAATTGCCTCTTTGGAATTTCCAAGATAAGCAACTCCACATCCTTCTTTGCCAAAAAAGCCCAGAGAAACGGCAAAAGCATCAATACTGCGCATTACATCAGCACCGTCTCTATATTTTTGAATACCAACGCCACAAACTATGGCCACTTTTTTATCAATGGTATATTCTAGTATATCACCTATGTTACCTAAAGTCACACCTATATTTTCAAGCGTAGTCTTAATACGGACACTCTGTGTCAGTTCATAATATTCTTCAAACTCACTTGCATATTTTTCAACGAACTCTTCATTCAAACTGTCATTAATATGAACAAATCTTGACAAAAGAAGCGCAAGATAAATATCAGTATGGGGCTTAATCTGTACATGTAAATCAGCCATTTGAGCTATTTTAGTTTTAACAGGATCAATTACTATAATGGTTTTATCTTTTATAAGTGGTAAAAGATGCGAAGATGTCGTATGTGGATTTCTTCCCCAAAAAATAATAACATCAGATTTCTCAATCTCACTCAAAGACATATTTTTATTGCTGCCTCTGCCTTCTATAATTCCTGCTTCTCCCGCACCGTCACATAAAGTTCCGTTCGTAAGCGTTGCACCGAGATTTGCAAAGAAATGGTCAGTCACTTCCTGCATTAAGGCAAAATTACCACTTCCGCGATAATGCAAGATATCACTTTTAAGTTCAGATTTAAAAAGCTCTTTCAGTTTTAGAAGTGCCTCTTTCATTGTGATTTCTTGACCTTTATATCTTGGCTTGATTATTCTTTCAAATTTGTCGTAATGGTTTAAATGAGAACATAAAAAACCGTTAGTGTGTCCATTTTTAAAAGGTTTTAATCTATTTTCATCATAAATTATACCACATGCATCATAGCAGTCAAGCGGACATGCTGTTATACTACTTTTTTTCATTACTTTCTCTCTTGTAATTCAATTTTTTCTAATTTTGAAAATACTTTTGGACTCTTAATTATAATCTGTGCCTTATATTTTGATATGTTTTTTTCATCAGCTATATAAGAAATTCTCGATATTTTATAATCTGTTCTTTTACCATCAATAAATATTATTTTTTTCTCTAAACCTGCTAAATCATCTTCATCCAAATAGATTGTAAGCAGTGCTTTAGAAGCATCTGCCACCTTTGCTAAAGGCGTTGAAAGATTCACAGTTTGCCCTGCTTTGACAGCTATATCATACAATACAAAATTTTGGGCACTTATGTTTTTATCGTTTATATTTTTTATGAGCTGCTGCTTTCTTAACTCTAAATCAGCAATATTTATTTTTAGATTATTTATCTCTTTTTGGGTTGAAAGGTGTGAATTTTCACTGCTTACTACATCATAAAATTCTTTGTCTTTTTCTATACGGGATTTAATTTTTAAATTTTTTATTTTTGTATAGTTTTCTTTTTTTCTCTTTAGCATCTGCTTTAAATTTTTTAATATTTTTTCATCTAGAAGTAAAGTATTTTTTTGATAAATAAGTTTTTTGTTAACAGCATTGAGTTCATCTTCATCAAGTTCAGAATCAATTTTTATAAACACTTTCTCTGAAAGCTTTTTTCCAATCATATTATCATCTGTAAAGAGCACTATTCCAGATACATTTGATGCTATTGTTCTAATTTCATATGGCTCAACTTTTGAATAATATACTTTTGAAAAAGCAAATGTATATGTTAACACTAAAGCTAATATAATTTTCATAATTTAATTCCTAACTGATATATATACTTATTTTAGCATTTCATTATTAACATTCAAGCCTAATTCATTTTATTTTTGATACTATTAAGAGATATTTAAAATTAAGGGTATTCTATGTCTGTATTAGATAATGTTGATGCTGCTACAAATCTGGCAAAAAATAATGAGTTGCAATTATTAGTTTTCAAAGTTAGTGAAAAAGATGATTCTGCATTCTATGCGATAAATGTATTTAAGACCAGAGAAGTTGTAGAGTCAAAAAATCATTTTTTGACTCAAATACCTTCAGCCCATCCTCTTTTAGAAGGTACAATTATTTTACGTAATTTACAAATACCAATCTTGAATCTTCCAGCATGGTTAGATGTAACACTAAGCGAAGATGAAATCAATCACTCAAATATCTTAATTTGTGACTTTAACGGTATTATCATAGGTCTGAGAATTATGTCAGCGTATAGAGTTATTAAAAAGAACTGGAATGAAATGCATGCACCGGAGAGCTACAGACTCAAAGAAGATGGTGTTGTAATGAATGACACAAGACTTGAAGATGGAAGTTTATGCCTCATTTTAGATTATGAAAAACTTCTCGCAGATGTCCTGCCCCAAGCACTTGTTGATGTTGACAAGGACACGGAGTTATTAAAAGAAATTACTATACCTGATAAACTAAAATACGGAACCGTTCTTATTGCAGAAGACTCAAAAACTGCTCAAAGACATCTCATTCAACTTTTTCAAAAAGCAAATATCAATATAAAACTCTTTGACAATGGTAAAAAGCTTATAGACTATATCAGTGCACTGGGTGAAAAAGCAAGTGAAATACCGGCGATTATTACAGATATTGAAATGCCTGAAATGTCCGGATTTACAGTTATACAAAAATTAAAAGCCATCCCTATAACAAGCAATATCCCAATTATAGTTAACAGTTCAATGACAGGTGAAAACAATAAAAGAGAAGCTGAAGGCTTAGGAGCAAGTGGTTTTATAGATAAAACAAAAAGTCATAATGTAATTCCGTTGATTGTTTCAGTAATGGACAAAGCTTAACTTTAAAAAATCAAATAAAAAATATTAATTTTAAAATAGAATACGACGAATAAATTTAAAGAGTGGTGTAAGTGCTAGGCATTGACGAGGAAGCGGACATAAAGTACGTGACGAGGAGATAACGACGCAATTGCGCCGCTATTTAAATTTTACTGATACAGTGAGATTAAAACCCCAGCTGCTACGGCGGAACCTATCACACCCGCAACATTAGGACCCATAGCATGCATTAAAAGCATATTAGTACGGTCATATTCCATACCAACCTTATTTGATACACGTGCTGCCATTGGAACTGCTGAAACTCCAGCTGAACCAATTAACGGATTAATTTTATGACCAGGGAAAAGGTTCATAAGTTTTGCCATTAAAACACCTGCTGCAGTACCTACAGAGAATGCAATAATTCCAAGAACCATAATAAAAAGAGTCTCTGGCACTAAAAATTGATCAGCTGCAAGTTTAGAACCGACACCAAGACCTAAGAAAATTGTTGTAATGTTAATAAGTGCATTTTGCAATGTATCATTTAAACGTTCAACAACACCTGATTCCTTTAAGAAATTACCGAACATAAATGCACCAATAAGCGGTGTAGATTCAGGTAACACCAAAATTGCCAGCATTAAAACTAAAACAGGGAAAACAAGTTTTTCCAAACGAGAAACATGACGCAGTGTAGTCATTCTCATTTTTCTCTCTTTTTCAGTCGTCAATGCTTTCATAATCGGAGGTTGAATAATTGGCACCATTGCCATATAACTATATGAAGCAACAGCAATTGCCCCTAATAGCTCAGGAGAAAGTTTTGTTGCAATAAAAATTGATGTCGGA includes:
- a CDS encoding chemotaxis protein; translation: MSVLDNVDAATNLAKNNELQLLVFKVSEKDDSAFYAINVFKTREVVESKNHFLTQIPSAHPLLEGTIILRNLQIPILNLPAWLDVTLSEDEINHSNILICDFNGIIIGLRIMSAYRVIKKNWNEMHAPESYRLKEDGVVMNDTRLEDGSLCLILDYEKLLADVLPQALVDVDKDTELLKEITIPDKLKYGTVLIAEDSKTAQRHLIQLFQKANINIKLFDNGKKLIDYISALGEKASEIPAIITDIEMPEMSGFTVIQKLKAIPITSNIPIIVNSSMTGENNKREAEGLGASGFIDKTKSHNVIPLIVSVMDKA
- a CDS encoding acetylornithine transaminase; this encodes MNIKEIDNQYVLPTYARADVEFVSGKNATLFDSEGKKYIDFTSGIGVVSVGHANERVAKALCEQVASLTHTSNLYYIAPQALAAQKVVEASGYDMQCFFGNSGAEANEGAIKIARKHGERDGEIKRYKIITLNHSFHGRTITTVKATGQESMHNYFGPFPDGFVYAEDIDEIESLLDDHTAGVMIELIQGEGGVEPQNKEKVQQVAKLLKEREIPLIVDEVQTGAYRIGEFTASQAYEIEPEIITLAKGVGGGVPVGIVMTTLKHVLQAGDHGSTFGGNYLSSHAVCEVVDILNEKKQSGDLEITSLMFNQALEKFYEAYQDTFTQKVGIGMMCGLRVKDGDTLTNIINLARQNGVMVLKAGRNTLRFLPPLTITKEEIDEGFSALNSAMSQL
- a CDS encoding HlyD family efflux transporter periplasmic adaptor subunit, whose amino-acid sequence is MKIILALVLTYTFAFSKVYYSKVEPYEIRTIASNVSGIVLFTDDNMIGKKLSEKVFIKIDSELDEDELNAVNKKLIYQKNTLLLDEKILKNLKQMLKRKKENYTKIKNLKIKSRIEKDKEFYDVVSSENSHLSTQKEINNLKINIADLELRKQQLIKNINDKNISAQNFVLYDIAVKAGQTVNLSTPLAKVADASKALLTIYLDEDDLAGLEKKIIFIDGKRTDYKISRISYIADEKNISKYKAQIIIKSPKVFSKLEKIELQERK
- a CDS encoding sodium ion-translocating decarboxylase subunit beta: MKNIVIKLLASMMLFAFAFSANAVASEHEQVSTKASAHQEETYQSKPFSEMITGFLKSTGVVALVSPRADELSATGEQMSDFHKGLGRVIMILVTFLLFWLAIAKGFEPLLLLPIAFGGLLANIPIADIAGPHGFLGVIYQAGLSNELFPIIIFMGVGAMTDFGPLLSNPKTALLGGAAQFGIFGTLVGAVVLAHYGFVDFTLKQASAISIIGGADGPTSIFIATKLSPELLGAIAVASYSYMAMVPIIQPPIMKALTTEKERKMRMTTLRHVSRLEKLVFPVLVLMLAILVLPESTPLIGAFMFGNFLKESGVVERLNDTLQNALINITTIFLGLGVGSKLAADQFLVPETLFIMVLGIIAFSVGTAAGVLMAKLMNLFPGHKINPLIGSAGVSAVPMAARVSNKVGMEYDRTNMLLMHAMGPNVAGVIGSAVAAGVLISLYQ
- a CDS encoding TolC family protein; the protein is MKALALLTLLCLSFSSTLFADEHNSTLGKFISSYKQLQFQYDYEKNDAQSSKLRDSWIAPIQINYSYSKSNPYNTKQSNQSAAIRINQPIFQSGGIYYGIKFANASKYYTNYSIDVAKRKMIKDTIATLMQIKQTQLKEEKQELQIKNAQINLEQKKEEYFSGQLDSGFLDDAIIQKNVAVSALYDIQTAKEKLISSFHALSDLDYKKVNIPHLDYLNNEEFLKHNIVLQMNKAQIEKNRYNKDVTIAKYLPRVNLTAGYNWKLTTNQAFQVGSTVVSNSNELDYYDYGVSASIPLDINTFRDIESAKVDYLKAKVVQKDKQRELNSLYEQVMHNIENFNKKISLSNENIALYAKLLNDTKELFKAGYKTEYDVKTLENSLQIQNIDTKIYEIDKQLELLNLYEMYVNGE
- a CDS encoding SAM-dependent methyltransferase, whose protein sequence is MKFSEYMTEWLYGEDGYYATYKNIGKSGDFYTAVSTSKFFGGTIAKHIISLVDEGFLQKDAVICEIGAHHGYFLADVCEFIYTLRPELLSTFQFVIIERFDDLQKYQREYFGESFGDAVALTHYKSLNELQCENAFFIANEIFDAFPCELYFKGESARVENHEVLFDVKDDWVQIKAKKYHKDRGEIAVGYEEFAKEMANAAKKFEFISFDYGEMQARPDFSLRIYTKHEVHPFFEEGLNRAELFGKSDITYDVTFLHVKDAYEEAGVEFVEFKAQMVALVDMGILELLEMLKANADEKIYKQELEKAKMLIMPNFLGERFKMIKFRKGA
- a CDS encoding molybdopterin-dependent oxidoreductase; the protein is MKKSSITACPLDCYDACGIIYDENRLKPFKNGHTNGFLCSHLNHYDKFERIIKPRYKGQEITMKEALLKLKELFKSELKSDILHYRGSGNFALMQEVTDHFFANLGATLTNGTLCDGAGEAGIIEGRGSNKNMSLSEIEKSDVIIFWGRNPHTTSSHLLPLIKDKTIIVIDPVKTKIAQMADLHVQIKPHTDIYLALLLSRFVHINDSLNEEFVEKYASEFEEYYELTQSVRIKTTLENIGVTLGNIGDILEYTIDKKVAIVCGVGIQKYRDGADVMRSIDAFAVSLGFFGKEGCGVAYLGNSKEAIESPFEIKAKRVSKVNTNFDEFDTVFIQGSNPLAQMPDSLRVKNALEKTPNVVYFGLYENETSAMADLVIPAKTFLEKEDIRTSYSHNGLMVMNKQIESDIGISEYDLAAYLCKEFNIELKSEQEYLQYFKNFGIKKINGCFEVENREAIPYKDGFDTSDSEFVFLEEFETQQSEGEDEFNLITPKSHTSLNSQFKRDTYVYINPSHGYNDTQQLELTSENGSVVLEVKNDNRLRDDTLLIYSGTPGVNNLTSSKHSYEGKSAVFQENKVKITKK